From the Mahella australiensis 50-1 BON genome, the window AGTTTACTTGGAATATGAAAGGAGAATAAATATGAAAGCGGTTGATAACGTGTTGGAATTAATAGGCGGCACGCCCATAGTTAAGTTACATAGGCTAGTAGAGCCAAACTATGCTGACGTATATGTGAAGCTTGAGTCGTTTAATCCTGGCGGCAGTGTTAAGGACAGAATAGCTTATAGTATGATACAAGCGGCCGAAGAACAGGGGTTACTCAAGGCGGGTTCTGTTATAGTAGAGCCCACGAGCGGTAATACCGGCATAGGTTTGGCTATGATAGGAGCTGCCAAAGGCTATAAGGTTATATTGGTTATGCCCGAAACCATGAGTTTAGAGAGGCGAAGTCTTCTTAAAGCATACGGTGCGGAGCTTGTGCTGACTCCGGGTACTGAGGGTATGTCGGGAGCTATAAGAAAGGCGGAGGAGTTAAAACAGCAACACCCTGAGTATTTCATACCGCAGCAATTTGAGAATCCGGCCAATCCCGATATTCACAGGAAAACCACGGCTATAGAAATATTTGAGCAAATGGACGGGCATATAGATGCCTTTGTAGCAGGTGTTGGTACCGGTGGTACCATAACCGGCGTTGGCGAAGCGCTTAAACAGCGTATACCCAGTATCAAAATCATAGCGGTAGAGCCTGCAAAATCACCGGTTTTATCTGGCGGGAAACCGGGTCCTCACGGTATACAGGGCATAGGAGCCGGTTTTGTGCCTAAAGTATTGGACAGAGATATAATAGATGATATAGTGGCCGTCAAGGATGAGGACGCTATGAATACTGCACGCCGTATGGCGCATGAAGAAGGCATATTGGTAGGCATATCATCGGGAGCTGCGGTATTTGCTGCACTGCAACAGGCTAAGGCTTTGGGCAGTGGGCATAGTGTAGTGGCGGTGGCTCCGGATACCGGGGAAAGATACCTTAGCACACCGCTCTTTAGAGAAGAATGAAGGTGGTAGGTCGGGCGTTTACGCCCGACCTACGCTTGCTCTAGGCTGCACTCGTTGAGTACGCCTACGCAATATTTCAAGGCGTTCTCTATCTTTATATCATTCGAAGCGGTCGTAACCTGCAAGCGATACCGGCTTACCGGATTTAGCCCAGGGTATGCCTGTTTCAGAAGGGAGTTTGTTTTCGTTGAAGCATTGCATCATAATATTCTCCAACGCTTTTACGTGGGTTATCGCAGGTTGTCCCTCTTTTATAATCAATTCGCTTGGGAAATCAACGATGTTCGGCATGGATTGATGAGCACCATTTATGCACAGCGTGTGCGGCAGCGCTGCTTCGGGCGGACAGGGTACCGGTGTGCCGTTGCGTATGGCATCTATGACTGTCCACAGCTTATACATGCCCTGATGATCAGGACGACCATAATCTTTTATACGGTTATTTCTAAAGACAGCTATAATATGATCAATGCTCTTAAGAAAGGACGGATGGTTATAATAGACCGATGCATTTTCAAATTCATAACAAAACA encodes:
- the cysK gene encoding cysteine synthase A; amino-acid sequence: MKAVDNVLELIGGTPIVKLHRLVEPNYADVYVKLESFNPGGSVKDRIAYSMIQAAEEQGLLKAGSVIVEPTSGNTGIGLAMIGAAKGYKVILVMPETMSLERRSLLKAYGAELVLTPGTEGMSGAIRKAEELKQQHPEYFIPQQFENPANPDIHRKTTAIEIFEQMDGHIDAFVAGVGTGGTITGVGEALKQRIPSIKIIAVEPAKSPVLSGGKPGPHGIQGIGAGFVPKVLDRDIIDDIVAVKDEDAMNTARRMAHEEGILVGISSGAAVFAALQQAKALGSGHSVVAVAPDTGERYLSTPLFREE